One genomic segment of Gossypium arboreum isolate Shixiya-1 chromosome 3, ASM2569848v2, whole genome shotgun sequence includes these proteins:
- the LOC108474887 gene encoding homeobox-leucine zipper protein ATHB-54 isoform X1, with amino-acid sequence MEPLWTPSSSSSALQGEKPVMEYEYVNGGDDDLDGSCQPAGVKKRRLSTTQVEFLERSFEVENKLESDRKLRLAKELGLQPRQVAIWFQNRRARSKNKQLEKDYDSLRATFDKLKADFDNLLKEKDDLKNQVLTLKEKLLIKETGMENLGSVEAIHSSNDEPQKPNPDASHVPLLACKQEEACSAKSDVFDSDSPHYPDGHGYHSSFIEPADSSNVFEPDQSDEEDDLSKSLLHPPLFFPKFDCYYDAPATSCNFSLPVEDQSFWSSLY; translated from the exons ATGGAGCCTTTATGGACACCCTCCTCATCTTCCTCTGCTCTCCAGG GTGAGAAGCCAGTCATGGAGTATGAGTATGTTAATGGAGGAGATGATGATTTGGATGGATCGTGTCAGCCAGCAGGTGTAAAGAAAAGGCGGCTATCGACGACTCAAGTTGAGTTTCTTGAGAGGAGCTTTGAGGTTGAAAACAAACTGGAATCAGACAGGAAATTGCGGCTAGCAAAAGAACTTGGGCTCCAGCCCCGGCAAGTAGCTATTTGGTTTCAAAATCGGCGTGCTCGATCTAAGAACAAACAACTGGAAAAAGACTATGATTCACTCAGAGCTACCTTCGATAAGCTCAAGGCTGACTTCGACAATCTCCTTAAGGAGAAAGATGATTTAAAAAATCAG GTGCTTACACTCAAAGAGAAGCTGCTTATTAAAGAGACAGGGATGGAAAATCTGGGATCTGTCGAAGCCATACATTCGTCCAATGATGAACCTCAAAAACCCAATCCAGATGCATCCCATGTGCCATTGCTGGCCTGTAAACAGGAAGAAGCATGTTCGGCTAAAAGTGATGTTTTTGACTCGGACAGCCCACACTATCCCGATGGCCATGGGTATCATTCCTCATTCATAGAGCCTGCGGATTCCTCTAACGTTTTCGAACCGGATCAATCAGACGAAGAAGATGATCTCAGCAAAAGCCTTCTGCATCCACCATTGTTCTTCCCAAAATTCGATTGTTACTATGATGCACCTGCCACTTCTTGTAATTTTTCATTACCGGTGGAAGATCAGTCGTTTTGGTCATCACTTTACTAA
- the LOC108474887 gene encoding homeobox-leucine zipper protein HAT5 isoform X2, producing MEYEYVNGGDDDLDGSCQPAGVKKRRLSTTQVEFLERSFEVENKLESDRKLRLAKELGLQPRQVAIWFQNRRARSKNKQLEKDYDSLRATFDKLKADFDNLLKEKDDLKNQVLTLKEKLLIKETGMENLGSVEAIHSSNDEPQKPNPDASHVPLLACKQEEACSAKSDVFDSDSPHYPDGHGYHSSFIEPADSSNVFEPDQSDEEDDLSKSLLHPPLFFPKFDCYYDAPATSCNFSLPVEDQSFWSSLY from the exons ATGGAGTATGAGTATGTTAATGGAGGAGATGATGATTTGGATGGATCGTGTCAGCCAGCAGGTGTAAAGAAAAGGCGGCTATCGACGACTCAAGTTGAGTTTCTTGAGAGGAGCTTTGAGGTTGAAAACAAACTGGAATCAGACAGGAAATTGCGGCTAGCAAAAGAACTTGGGCTCCAGCCCCGGCAAGTAGCTATTTGGTTTCAAAATCGGCGTGCTCGATCTAAGAACAAACAACTGGAAAAAGACTATGATTCACTCAGAGCTACCTTCGATAAGCTCAAGGCTGACTTCGACAATCTCCTTAAGGAGAAAGATGATTTAAAAAATCAG GTGCTTACACTCAAAGAGAAGCTGCTTATTAAAGAGACAGGGATGGAAAATCTGGGATCTGTCGAAGCCATACATTCGTCCAATGATGAACCTCAAAAACCCAATCCAGATGCATCCCATGTGCCATTGCTGGCCTGTAAACAGGAAGAAGCATGTTCGGCTAAAAGTGATGTTTTTGACTCGGACAGCCCACACTATCCCGATGGCCATGGGTATCATTCCTCATTCATAGAGCCTGCGGATTCCTCTAACGTTTTCGAACCGGATCAATCAGACGAAGAAGATGATCTCAGCAAAAGCCTTCTGCATCCACCATTGTTCTTCCCAAAATTCGATTGTTACTATGATGCACCTGCCACTTCTTGTAATTTTTCATTACCGGTGGAAGATCAGTCGTTTTGGTCATCACTTTACTAA